A genomic segment from [Flavobacterium] thermophilum encodes:
- the rarA gene encoding Replication-associated recombination protein A, whose amino-acid sequence MRNTTEPLAVRMRPRTIDEIVGQAHLIGPGTPLYKMVKKGWVPSLLLYGEPGTGKTSLAYAIARTAGRELVALNATAAGKKEIEEAAEAARWSGNVLLFIDEIHRLNKAQQDVLLPHMESGLITLIGATTENPFHEVNPAIRSRCGQIQQLKRLEPEDLIVILKRALADSERGFGEMSIMIEEALLWRLAAAAGGDARAALSLLEAAVAAADERDGRLYIDETVVASCTANRGFVHDKYGDHYYSLLSAFQKSVRGSDVDAALHYLARLLEGGDLAAVCRRLLVIAYEDIGLANPMMGVKVQAAVAAAERIGLPEARIPLSVVTIELCLSPKSNSAYKALDAALADVRAGKLGDIPDHLKDAHYKGAALLGHGQGYLYPHDYPNGWVAQDYLPAALKGVRYYEPKEHGEEKHYAKVYRRLEQLKHGGKASP is encoded by the coding sequence ATGCGAAATACGACAGAGCCGCTGGCGGTGCGGATGCGCCCGCGGACGATCGATGAGATTGTCGGACAAGCGCATTTGATCGGGCCGGGGACGCCGCTTTATAAAATGGTAAAAAAAGGATGGGTGCCGTCGCTTTTGCTGTATGGGGAACCGGGAACGGGAAAGACGTCGCTCGCTTATGCCATCGCCCGCACGGCCGGACGGGAGCTGGTGGCTTTAAACGCAACGGCCGCCGGAAAAAAGGAGATCGAAGAGGCGGCTGAGGCGGCGCGTTGGTCGGGCAATGTCCTTTTGTTTATCGATGAAATCCACCGTCTAAATAAAGCCCAGCAAGATGTGCTTCTCCCCCATATGGAATCAGGGCTCATCACGCTCATTGGGGCGACGACGGAAAACCCGTTTCACGAAGTGAACCCAGCCATTCGCAGCCGGTGCGGGCAAATTCAGCAGCTGAAACGGCTTGAGCCCGAGGATTTAATCGTAATTTTGAAACGGGCGCTCGCCGATTCGGAACGCGGTTTTGGAGAGATGTCGATCATGATCGAGGAGGCGCTTCTATGGCGCTTGGCCGCGGCGGCCGGCGGGGATGCGCGCGCCGCGCTTTCGCTTCTTGAGGCGGCGGTGGCGGCGGCTGATGAGCGCGACGGCCGCCTGTATATCGATGAAACGGTTGTCGCTTCATGCACGGCGAATCGCGGCTTTGTCCATGACAAATATGGCGATCACTATTACTCGCTGCTGTCGGCTTTTCAAAAAAGCGTGCGCGGCAGCGATGTCGATGCCGCCCTTCATTACTTGGCACGCTTGCTTGAAGGCGGTGACTTGGCGGCCGTTTGCCGGCGGCTGCTTGTGATCGCCTATGAGGATATTGGGCTTGCCAATCCGATGATGGGCGTGAAGGTGCAGGCGGCGGTGGCGGCAGCGGAGCGGATCGGGCTGCCGGAAGCGCGCATCCCGCTTTCGGTTGTGACGATCGAACTTTGCTTGAGCCCGAAATCCAACAGCGCCTACAAGGCGCTCGATGCCGCGCTGGCCGATGTGCGCGCCGGCAAACTTGGCGACATTCCCGATCATTTGAAAGATGCCCATTACAAAGGAGCGGCTTTGCTTGGGCACGGACAAGGCTATTTATATCCGCACGATTATCCGAACGGCTGGGTGGCGCAAGACTATTTGCCTGCTGCCCTCAAAGGCGTCCGCTATTATGAACCGAAAGAGCATGGCGAGGAAAAACATTACGCCAAGGTGTACCGGCGGCTTGAGCAGTTAAAGCATGGCGGCAAGGCTAGTCCGTGA
- the thiF gene encoding Sulfur carrier protein ThiS adenylyltransferase, giving the protein MLHQFSRNELAIGKEGLERLKNATVAVLGVGGVGSFAVEALARSGVGRLVLVDRDNVDITNINRQIHALLSTIGRPKVELMKERIADINPECEVIALQMFYTEETYEQFFAYDLDFVIDASDTIVYKVHLMKQCLKRGIPIISSMGAANKMDPTRFRIVDISKTHTDPIAKVIRAKLRKEGIRRGIPVVFSDEKPVKIREDVRQVVGNDASPIRKAKMPPSSNAFVPSVAGLIMASYVINELLKDIPIARVGE; this is encoded by the coding sequence ATGCTGCACCAATTTTCCCGCAATGAACTCGCGATTGGCAAAGAAGGGCTGGAACGCTTAAAAAACGCCACCGTGGCGGTGCTTGGCGTCGGCGGTGTCGGGTCGTTCGCCGTCGAGGCACTTGCCCGCTCCGGCGTCGGCCGGTTGGTGCTGGTGGATCGCGACAATGTCGACATTACGAACATTAACCGGCAAATCCACGCCTTATTGTCAACGATCGGCCGCCCGAAAGTCGAGCTGATGAAAGAACGCATCGCCGACATTAACCCGGAGTGCGAGGTCATCGCTTTGCAAATGTTTTATACGGAAGAGACGTATGAGCAGTTTTTTGCCTATGACTTGGATTTTGTCATCGATGCGTCCGACACGATCGTGTATAAAGTGCATTTAATGAAACAATGCCTTAAGCGCGGCATTCCGATCATCTCGAGCATGGGGGCGGCAAACAAAATGGATCCGACCCGCTTTCGCATTGTCGACATTTCAAAAACGCACACCGATCCGATTGCGAAAGTCATCCGCGCCAAGCTGCGCAAAGAAGGGATTCGCCGCGGCATTCCGGTCGTCTTTTCCGATGAGAAGCCGGTGAAAATCCGCGAAGACGTTCGCCAAGTCGTCGGCAACGATGCTTCGCCGATCCGCAAAGCGAAAATGCCGCCATCATCGAACGCGTTTGTTCCGTCGGTTGCCGGGCTTATTATGGCGTCTTACGTCATCAATGAATTGTTAAAAGACATCCCCATCGCCCGCGTCGGCGAATGA
- the rsfA_2 gene encoding Prespore-specific transcriptional regulator rsfA, with translation MKTRQDAWSHEEDVLLAETVLQYIREGKTQLAAFEKVGKQLRRTAAACGFRWNAEVRKRHLEAIEQAKKQRKERKRALEMMKKWQKEAAAVSFGAPDDPKLAEGSSPFLPATPLTLDECISFLQRLRNDVEQLEAARRENERLKRERAEWQARNEQLAKKAERLEARQTTVREDYEALVKIMARARQLASEEGDRFSLAQLLLSETGGQVEPMAHS, from the coding sequence ATGAAGACGAGACAAGATGCATGGTCGCATGAAGAGGATGTACTGCTTGCAGAAACGGTACTGCAATACATACGCGAAGGCAAAACGCAGCTCGCCGCCTTCGAAAAGGTCGGAAAACAGCTGCGGCGGACGGCGGCGGCATGCGGGTTTCGCTGGAACGCCGAGGTGCGGAAACGGCACCTTGAAGCCATTGAACAGGCAAAAAAACAGCGGAAAGAACGGAAACGGGCATTGGAAATGATGAAAAAATGGCAAAAGGAGGCGGCCGCCGTATCGTTCGGCGCCCCTGACGATCCGAAGCTTGCCGAGGGATCGTCCCCGTTTCTCCCGGCTACCCCGTTGACGCTTGACGAGTGCATTTCCTTTTTGCAAAGGCTGCGGAACGACGTTGAGCAGCTGGAAGCCGCCCGCCGGGAAAACGAGCGACTGAAACGGGAACGGGCGGAGTGGCAGGCTCGCAATGAACAGTTGGCCAAAAAGGCCGAACGCTTGGAAGCGCGCCAGACGACGGTGCGCGAAGATTACGAGGCGCTCGTGAAAATCATGGCCCGCGCCCGCCAGCTCGCTTCCGAAGAAGGCGACCGCTTCTCTCTTGCCCAGCTTCTTCTCTCCGAAACGGGCGGACAAGTCGAACCGATGGCCCATTCATAA
- the nifS gene encoding Cysteine desulfurase — protein sequence MQRIYLDHAATSPVHPEVAAGMVHWMTEQFGNPSSIHYFGRQSRRGVDEARAVIARSIGAKETEIVFTSGGTEADNFALIGTAMANRSRGRHIITTAIEHHAVLRACEYLETQGFEVTYLPVNEQGMVSADDVKAALRDETIVVSVMFANNEVGTIQPIREIGALLRDHPAYFHTDAVQAYGLIPIDVNEYGIDLLSLSSHKINGPKGIGALYVRETVKIAPLLFGGEQERKRRAGTENVPGIIGLAQAAEIAERTREEKRRQYAVWREAMLAIFRSSGIDYVVNGSPDGLPHILNVAFPGTNVESLLVNLDLAGIAASSGSACTAGSIDPSHVLVAMCGKESERIRSSVRFSFGLGNTKEQIEQAAEETVNIVKRLTNR from the coding sequence GTGCAACGGATTTACTTGGATCATGCCGCCACCTCTCCCGTTCACCCGGAAGTGGCAGCCGGCATGGTCCATTGGATGACCGAACAGTTCGGCAACCCGTCTAGCATCCATTACTTTGGCCGGCAAAGCCGCCGGGGCGTTGATGAGGCGCGGGCTGTCATCGCTCGCTCGATCGGGGCGAAAGAGACGGAAATCGTGTTCACAAGCGGGGGAACGGAAGCCGACAACTTCGCGCTTATCGGGACGGCGATGGCCAACCGCAGCCGCGGCCGTCATATTATTACGACTGCCATTGAGCACCACGCCGTGCTGCGCGCCTGTGAATATTTAGAGACGCAAGGGTTTGAGGTGACGTATTTGCCGGTCAATGAACAAGGGATGGTCTCGGCGGATGACGTGAAAGCCGCGCTGCGCGACGAGACGATTGTCGTATCGGTCATGTTCGCCAACAATGAAGTGGGCACGATTCAGCCGATCCGCGAAATTGGCGCGCTTTTGCGCGACCATCCGGCCTATTTCCATACCGATGCCGTCCAAGCATACGGCCTCATTCCGATCGATGTCAATGAGTACGGGATTGATTTGCTGTCGCTCTCAAGCCATAAAATTAACGGTCCAAAAGGAATTGGGGCGCTTTATGTGCGCGAAACGGTGAAAATCGCTCCGCTCCTTTTCGGCGGGGAGCAAGAGCGGAAGCGGCGCGCCGGAACGGAAAATGTGCCGGGCATTATCGGTTTGGCGCAGGCGGCGGAAATCGCTGAGCGGACAAGGGAAGAGAAACGTCGACAATATGCGGTGTGGCGCGAGGCGATGCTTGCGATTTTCCGCTCCTCAGGCATCGACTATGTGGTCAACGGCAGTCCGGACGGCTTGCCGCACATTTTAAATGTCGCCTTCCCGGGAACGAATGTGGAATCGTTGCTTGTCAATCTCGATTTGGCGGGCATTGCCGCCTCAAGCGGCTCAGCATGCACGGCCGGGTCGATCGATCCGTCGCATGTGCTCGTGGCCATGTGCGGAAAAGAATCGGAGCGCATTCGCTCGTCCGTCCGCTTCAGCTTTGGGCTCGGCAATACAAAGGAACAAATTGAGCAAGCCGCGGAAGAAACGGTCAACATCGTCAAGCGGCTGACCAATCGGTAA
- the aspS gene encoding Aspartate--tRNA ligase, with the protein MQRTYYCGEVPETAVGERVILKGWVQKRRDLGGLIFIDLRDRTGIVQVVASPDVSAEALAAAERVRSEYVVSVEGTVVARAPETVNPNIATGRIEIQAERIDIINEAKTPPFAISDDTDAAEDVRLKYRYLDLRRPVMFQTLALRHKVTKAVRDFLDGERFLEIETPMLTKSTPEGARDYLVPSRVHPGEFYALPQSPQIFKQLLMVGGFERYYQIARCFRDEDLRADRQPEFTQIDIEMSFISQEDIIDLTERMMAAVVKAAKGIDIPRPFPRMTYAEAMNRYGSDKPDVRFGLELVDVSEIVRNSAFQVFARAVKEGGQVKAINAKGAAPRYSRKDIDALGEFAARYGAKGLAWLKAEGDELKGPIAKFFTADEQTALRQLLAVDDGDLLLFVADRPAVVAAALGALRLKLGKELGLIDETRLAFLWVTDWPLLEYDEEEGRYYAAHHPFTMPVRDDIPLLETNPGAVRAQAYDLVLNGYELGGGSLRIFERDVQEKMFQALGFSKEEARRQFGFLLEAFEYGTPPHGGIALGLDRLVMLLAGRTNLRDTIAFPKTASASCLLTEAPGPVSEKQLEELHLAVVLPREE; encoded by the coding sequence GGAAGTGCCGGAAACAGCGGTTGGCGAGCGCGTCATATTGAAAGGGTGGGTGCAAAAACGCCGCGACTTAGGCGGGCTCATTTTCATTGACTTGCGCGACCGGACCGGCATTGTCCAAGTCGTCGCCAGCCCCGACGTCTCGGCTGAGGCGTTGGCGGCAGCGGAACGCGTGCGGAGCGAATATGTGGTGAGCGTCGAAGGAACGGTCGTCGCCCGCGCACCGGAGACGGTCAATCCGAACATTGCGACCGGCCGCATTGAAATCCAAGCCGAGCGAATTGACATTATCAACGAAGCGAAAACGCCGCCGTTTGCCATTTCCGACGATACGGACGCGGCGGAAGATGTGCGCTTAAAGTATCGGTATTTGGATTTGCGCCGCCCGGTCATGTTTCAGACGCTTGCGCTTCGCCATAAAGTGACGAAAGCGGTGCGCGACTTTTTGGATGGCGAGCGCTTTTTGGAAATCGAGACGCCGATGTTGACGAAAAGCACGCCGGAGGGGGCGCGCGACTATTTAGTGCCAAGCCGCGTCCACCCTGGCGAGTTTTACGCTTTGCCGCAGTCGCCGCAAATTTTTAAGCAGCTGCTGATGGTCGGCGGCTTTGAGCGCTATTACCAGATCGCCCGCTGCTTCCGCGATGAAGACTTGCGCGCCGACCGCCAGCCGGAGTTTACGCAAATCGATATTGAAATGTCGTTTATCAGCCAGGAAGATATTATCGATTTAACGGAGCGGATGATGGCGGCGGTCGTCAAAGCGGCCAAAGGCATCGACATCCCGCGCCCGTTCCCGCGCATGACGTATGCCGAAGCGATGAACCGCTACGGTTCCGATAAACCGGATGTGCGCTTTGGCCTTGAGCTCGTCGACGTATCGGAAATCGTCCGTAATTCAGCATTTCAAGTGTTCGCCCGCGCCGTCAAAGAAGGAGGCCAAGTGAAGGCGATCAACGCGAAAGGTGCTGCCCCTCGCTATTCGCGTAAAGATATTGACGCGTTAGGCGAATTTGCGGCCCGCTACGGGGCGAAAGGGCTCGCCTGGCTGAAAGCGGAAGGGGATGAGCTGAAAGGGCCGATCGCCAAATTTTTCACCGCCGACGAACAGACGGCATTGCGGCAGCTGCTCGCTGTCGACGACGGAGACTTGCTTCTGTTTGTCGCTGACCGGCCTGCGGTCGTCGCCGCTGCGCTTGGGGCGCTCCGGCTGAAGCTTGGCAAAGAGCTCGGTTTGATCGATGAAACGAGACTGGCGTTTTTATGGGTCACCGACTGGCCGCTGTTGGAGTACGACGAAGAAGAAGGACGCTACTACGCCGCCCACCATCCGTTTACGATGCCGGTGCGCGACGACATTCCGCTGCTTGAGACAAACCCGGGCGCCGTTCGCGCACAGGCGTACGATTTAGTGTTAAACGGGTACGAGCTCGGCGGCGGTTCGCTCCGCATTTTCGAGCGCGACGTGCAAGAAAAAATGTTCCAGGCTTTAGGGTTCAGCAAAGAAGAAGCGCGCCGCCAATTCGGCTTCCTGCTTGAGGCGTTTGAATACGGCACCCCGCCGCATGGCGGCATCGCCCTCGGCCTCGACCGGCTCGTCATGCTGCTTGCGGGGCGCACGAACTTGCGCGATACGATCGCCTTCCCGAAAACGGCGAGTGCGAGCTGCCTATTGACGGAAGCGCCGGGCCCGGTCAGCGAAAAGCAGCTCGAGGAGCTGCATTTGGCCGTTGTGCTTCCTCGTGAGGAATAA
- the cymR gene encoding Cysteine metabolism repressor yields the protein MKISTKGRYGLTIMIELAKKYGDRPISLRSIAKANNLSEHYLEQLVTPLRNAGLVKSIRGAYGGYVLAEHPAKITAGDILRVLEGPLTPVEELEEEEPAKRELWIRIRDAVEEVLDSTTLEDLAKYSDGDEGAYMFYI from the coding sequence ATGAAAATTTCAACGAAAGGCCGGTATGGGCTGACGATTATGATTGAATTGGCGAAAAAATATGGCGACCGTCCGATTTCGCTTCGTTCGATTGCCAAAGCCAACAATTTATCAGAACATTACCTCGAGCAGCTTGTGACGCCGCTGCGCAACGCCGGGCTTGTCAAAAGCATCCGCGGGGCGTATGGCGGCTATGTGCTTGCCGAGCATCCGGCGAAAATTACCGCCGGCGACATTTTGCGCGTGCTGGAAGGACCGTTGACCCCGGTTGAGGAGCTGGAAGAGGAGGAGCCGGCGAAGCGCGAGCTATGGATTCGCATCCGCGATGCGGTCGAGGAAGTGCTTGACAGCACGACGCTTGAAGATTTGGCGAAGTATAGCGACGGAGACGAAGGGGCATATATGTTTTATATTTAA
- the mnmA_3 gene encoding tRNA-specific 2-thiouridylase mnmA — MNKAPHETRVVVGMSGGVDSSVAALLLKEQGYDVIGIFMKNWDDTDENGVCTATEDYEDVVRVCNQIGIPYYAVNFEKQYWDKVFTYFLEEYKAGRTPNPDVMCNKEIKFKAFLDHAMSIGADYVATGHYARVEFRDGEYKMLRGADPNKDQTYFLNQLGQAQLSKVMFPIGHLHKADVRRLAKEAGLATAGKKDSTGICFIGERDFKEFLSQYLPAQPGVMKTLDGEVKGRHDGVMYYTIGQRHGLGIGGGGEPWFVVGKDVRENVLYVAQGFENDYLYSTSLKAINVSWVSDRKPEAPFRCTAKFRYRQPDVGVEVRPLPDGKAEVVFDEPARAVTPGQAVVFYNGEECLGGGIIDEVFRNGEKLWYVG, encoded by the coding sequence ATGAACAAAGCCCCGCACGAAACGCGTGTCGTCGTCGGCATGTCCGGCGGGGTCGACTCGTCGGTTGCCGCTTTGCTGCTGAAAGAACAAGGGTATGATGTGATCGGCATTTTTATGAAAAACTGGGACGACACCGATGAAAACGGCGTTTGCACGGCGACCGAAGATTATGAAGATGTCGTGCGCGTCTGCAACCAAATCGGCATTCCGTACTATGCGGTCAACTTTGAAAAGCAATATTGGGACAAAGTATTTACGTACTTTTTGGAGGAATACAAAGCCGGTCGCACCCCGAACCCGGACGTGATGTGCAACAAAGAGATCAAATTCAAGGCGTTTTTGGACCACGCCATGTCGATCGGCGCCGACTACGTGGCGACCGGCCATTACGCCCGCGTCGAATTTCGCGATGGCGAGTATAAAATGCTGCGCGGCGCTGATCCGAACAAAGATCAGACGTACTTTTTGAACCAGCTCGGCCAAGCCCAGCTGTCAAAAGTGATGTTCCCAATCGGCCATTTGCACAAGGCGGACGTCCGCCGCCTTGCGAAAGAAGCAGGGCTTGCCACCGCCGGGAAAAAGGACAGCACCGGCATTTGCTTTATCGGCGAGCGGGACTTCAAAGAATTTTTAAGCCAGTATTTGCCGGCTCAGCCAGGGGTAATGAAAACGCTTGACGGCGAAGTGAAAGGGCGGCATGACGGGGTGATGTATTACACGATCGGCCAGCGCCACGGCCTTGGCATCGGCGGCGGCGGCGAGCCGTGGTTTGTCGTCGGCAAAGATGTGCGCGAAAACGTGCTGTATGTCGCCCAAGGGTTTGAAAACGATTATTTGTACTCCACATCATTAAAAGCGATCAATGTCAGCTGGGTGTCTGACCGCAAACCGGAAGCGCCGTTCCGCTGCACGGCGAAATTCCGCTATCGCCAGCCGGATGTCGGCGTCGAAGTTCGACCGCTTCCGGACGGCAAAGCCGAAGTCGTGTTCGATGAGCCGGCGCGGGCGGTGACGCCGGGGCAGGCGGTTGTGTTCTACAACGGCGAGGAGTGTCTTGGCGGCGGCATCATCGATGAGGTGTTCCGCAACGGCGAAAAGCTTTGGTATGTCGGCTGA